The genomic window CGTTGCTGGTACCCCCCCATCCACCGAAAGGCCCAGACGCATTATCTCCCCGCCATCGACAGGGAAGGTCGGATCAGATCAAGCGATAGGGACCAGTTACCGGGCGGCAGGTCCACTTCATAGACCAGGGCCGGCCCACCCTGCGCGCGCGCAGGGGCCGTCACCGGGGCCACCGCCATCGCTCCGTCTCCCGCCCCAGATCGGGGACCAGCGTCCAGGTGGCATCAGCGACGCCCTCCACCCGGCTGAACGCCTCGGCCTGCCGCACGATCTCCGTCGCCTCCAGTGGTCGCACGGGCAATGACGGCTCTGTCGCGTGGTCGGGCTGGGTTAAGGTCACTGCCGGAAGGACCGGGGCGACAGGCGGTACTTGCGCCACAGGCTGTCCGCCGGCTCTTCCGCCATGATGCCGCGCCATTTGCCGCCCGCAATCTCGTCATTATACTTGGCTGTCAGGGACTTCAGCGCCGCATCCGCCGCCCGCGCCTCTGCCCCGTTCCTGCGGGCCGCGACTGGTTCGGCGTTAAACAGGGTTTCATAGGCTTCTGTCTTGAAATATCGCTGGTTGGCCAGTGCCGCTGCCCGCACTGGATACTCCACCAACTGGAAAAACGCATCGCGCAGCCGGGCTGGCACTAGCGGCTGCACCCGATCAAGATCGGCCACCAGATGATCAAAAGCCGCCAGCCGCTCAGATGCCTGCGCCAGGGTCAGGTCCGATCGGCGGGGCCGCTCCCCCGGCAGCCACCATTGCAGATGCTCCGGCTTGCGCTCAAAATTCAGCCGGTGATGCCGGGTTAGAATGCCCGCGACATCCGGCCCCAGCGCCTCGCCGAACGTCCGGTCGACCAGTCGCGAAGGAACCCCGGTGCTCCACCCGCCGCCGGAACCCCTCCATATCCCAGGCCATGCTGGTGAATAGATCAATGTTGGTTTCCGCCGGCTTGATATCGCCGACATTGGCAACCCAAAGCGTGCGGGCACCCAGATCGTAGGCCCGGCTCATTTCCAAGGCGATCAGCGATGGCGGAACCGTCGAGAGCCACAAATGCGACAGCGGTGCGCCCAGGTATGAGAGGTGATAATAGACCCCCGATCCTCCCGTCCGCGACCGCTCAGCTGCGTTAGGGAACTGCCGGATATAGCCGAAATTGTCATCAGGCCAGACCAGGGTGACATCGTCAGGCAGGTCCAGACCCGCCCGATATAGCGCCAGTACCTCCTTGTACGGCGTGAAGACCTGCGGCAGCCGCTCTATATCGGGACTGACATTCTGGGCCAGCAGCCGGCGCTGATCGGCGATGATGCGGTTCAAGAGGGTGCGCTGTGCCTCCACCCTTCCACCCCGACAATGCCACTGTCATGGATGCCGCGCATGCCCAGCGTGTAGACATTCTCAAAGCTGCCATTTGACCGTAATCGGTCACGCCAATATTCACGGACAAGGTCGGGGTTCTTCGCATAATCATAGGCCGCCGCCGCCCCCCCCTCCACTCCCCGACATTGTTGCGCAACATCGGTTCGGCATGGGATGATCCCATGATGATAGCATAGCGGTCGGCCAGTCGCGCATTCGCAGGATCGACATTGAAGGGCTGCGTCACCTGATGCATGGCGGGCCAGAGAAGATTGGCGCGCAGGCGCAGCAGCAGGCCGAACACCTTCTCATAGGTCTTCGGCCCGATATCGCCGCGTTCCGGATCAAACGTGCCGGCGGCCCAGGGATGCAGGCCCCAATCCTCATCATTGATGAAGATACCCCGGTATTTCACCGATGGCGGCCCGAACCGCCGGAGACCGGCGGCGATGTAAAGATCGGGCCGTCGCGCTGGCACCACATCCGCCCACCAGACCCAGGGGAAACACCAATGGCGCGCGACAGCTCATAAGCGCCATAGGCTGTACCCCGCCGGTCGCTGCCGATGATCACCAGGGCGTTCTTCACCCCAGGGGCGGGATCGGTCACGGTTGTGATGATGAAGCTTTCCCACGCGCCAGTCAGATCCCCCACCTGCACCCGCCCCGCCGCGACCAGGGCGTCAATCGGGCGTGACCAGCCCAGCGTCCCGATCCAGACTTCCTGACGGCTGCCCGCACGGTCATCGGTACCCAACAGCATCGGATACCCGCCCGTCACCTTCGCCAGATCGGACGCCAGATCAGCAGCGGCAATGGCCACGACGGGATGGTCCTGCATGTCATGCCGGATGGGAACAGGCTGTCCCCTGACTGACAGGGCAAAGCCCTGCTCCATTGGTTGGCTGGACACCCATGGATCAGGATTGGCGGCGTTGGCAGCACCACAGAGCAGCAGCAGGCAGAAGGCCAATCTTTGGGCCAAAGCCATCCGTACCATCCCTAACATGTCCTTGTCCGCCATGTGATCCCCCAACGCCCCCGATGTCGTGATGCCCGCTGTTGCTCTTGACAACTCATATTATATGATATTACATCGCACAATGTGGGATGTAATATCATACTTTATCTGTCAACAGCACGCCCTTCGGCCCCTTCCAATCGGCTTGGCCAGCACCCGAATGAGAATGCTGTGATCATCAATTAATGATCACCAGTTGGAACTATTTATCCCAAAACTTCATTTTAGTATTTGGCGTTAGATTACCAGCGCTTCCTATTATCTACGATCAATTTAGGCCATGTCGAATCTCAATTGACCAATGTC from Niveispirillum cyanobacteriorum includes these protein-coding regions:
- a CDS encoding glycosyl hydrolase 115 family protein; protein product: MEAQRTLLNRIIADQRRLLAQNVSPDIERLPQVFTPYKEVLALYRAGLDLPDDVTLVWPDDNFGYIRQFPNAAERSRTGGSGVYYHLSYLGAPLSHLWLSTVPPSLIALEMSRAYDLGARTLWVANVGDIKPAETNIDLFTSMAWDMEGFRRRVEHRGSFATGRPDVRRGAGAGCRGHSNPASPAEF
- a CDS encoding glycosyl hydrolase 115 family protein; protein product: MEGGAAAAYDYAKNPDLVREYWRDRLRSNGSFENVYTLGMRGIHDSGIVGVEGWRHSAPS